AAGAAGTATTTAAGTCCATGGTTAAATACTTCGGTGGTCCAAATAAGATCTACGCTGCATGGGGTCGTGATGATCTCATTCTTAAGGGGGAATGTATGGAAAAGGGGTTAGACGTCCCTTTTCATGAGTATCTTAATTTAGCGACAATTTATCGAATTCAAAACCGAGTTAAGGATCAAAGAATCGGTCATCGAGCGGCGCAAGAATCAAAAGGAATCGAGTGGGAAGGACGACAGCATTCCGGTTATGTGGATGCGTATAATCTAGCGAAATTAGCGTTTACCTTGCTATAAATTTAATTTTTTATAGCGGATTGATTTGGGTGTCGATGATGGATACCCAAATATTCACAATCACGTTCTATTTACCACTCCAGATGCGGCATCTTGAGCTTACTTAGGAATAACACTGAGCTTGGCACGAATAAACTCGCTATGATCCACGTATAAGAGCTCCGCGACCTTTCTGATAACGGCGTCTTCCTGGGGGTCTATATATCCATCAGCATTGGCCACTTCCCACATCGCCTTCACAAGGTCAAAGCGTGCAGGTTGTTCTAGCTCTCTTAGCTGAGTCGTGAAGTCGTAAAGAGAGACGGCGTGCTTAATGCCTTCTTTAGCCTGTTCGATTAAAGACTTGGCTTTCTGCTCATCAATATCGAGCAGATGCATGAGCAGCACGAGTTTGGCTTTTTCTTCATCCTCTGCCACTTGAGAGTCTGCTGCTGCCACTTCACAAAGCAAAGAGGCGATAGCGAGATCAGGGTCGTTGATGGTATTGCCAGATAAGTCATTTCCTTCCAATAACTCTTTAAATATCGACTTTATAGATTTAAACATAATGGAACCTTATTCGTTTCTCTTTATTAAAAGATATAGGCACAAAATATATTTACAACCCTTGCTTACGATAGTTTACAAAACTTGAACAAAAAAAGTTAAGATGCGGTTTTGTATTCGTAGTTTACTTTAATGATAGATTTAGACTCTTCCGTTCTTATCGCTATGGGAATTATCTTCCTTGGTGCTTTTGTTCAAACCGCAATAGGTTTTGGCTTAGCCATTGTTTCTGCACCGTTACTCTTTCATGTTTCTCCAGAATATGTA
This portion of the Vibrio sp. VB16 genome encodes:
- a CDS encoding 3'-5' exonuclease, translated to MNYNRVVCFDLEMCCWNNDGVGTTGEIIEIGLAEIDLSTQRIVRRAQYYVKPERDQISEFCVELTGITSKTIQKQGRPLEEVFKSMVKYFGGPNKIYAAWGRDDLILKGECMEKGLDVPFHEYLNLATIYRIQNRVKDQRIGHRAAQESKGIEWEGRQHSGYVDAYNLAKLAFTLL
- a CDS encoding tellurite resistance TerB family protein; this encodes MFKSIKSIFKELLEGNDLSGNTINDPDLAIASLLCEVAAADSQVAEDEEKAKLVLLMHLLDIDEQKAKSLIEQAKEGIKHAVSLYDFTTQLRELEQPARFDLVKAMWEVANADGYIDPQEDAVIRKVAELLYVDHSEFIRAKLSVIPK